The following proteins are co-located in the Larus michahellis chromosome 9, bLarMic1.1, whole genome shotgun sequence genome:
- the PTPN9 gene encoding tyrosine-protein phosphatase non-receptor type 9 yields MAAELSAEEEQATKQFLEEINKWTGQYNVSPLSWNVAVKFLMARKFDVLRAIELFHSYRETRLKEGIVKLKPHEEPLRSELLSGKFTILSVRDPSGASIALFTAKLHHPSKSVQHVVLQALFYLLDRAVESFETQRNGLVFIYDMAGSQYTNFELDLSKKILNLLKGAFPARLKKVFIVGAPMWFRVPYSIISLLLKEKLRERVQMVKMSELKEHLPQECLPEYLGGSLKLDPLSWNCRFLPQQNGHPDPLDELILVPLAAPKDNGSVHVPGPKSVTLQELLDHVSRKQKRGIYEEYEDIRRRSPAGTFVCSLAPYNQEKNRYGDVPCLDQTRVKLAKPYSRPELNDYINASFMDGYKQRNAYIGTQGPLENTYGDFWRMVWEQNVLVIVMTTRLEEGGRRKCGQYWPLEKDFQVCFGALTITNLGVENLNHYKKTILEIHSSETRERRLVSHFQYLSWPDYGVPSSAATLIDFLGAVKQQQRVAVSALGPRFKGHPGGPPIVVHCSAGIGRTGTFCALDICLSQLQDVGTLNIYQTVLRMRTQRAFSIQTPEQYYFCYTAVLEHAQREGLLLANHSHTGQEKSPLGH; encoded by the exons GCGACCAAGCAGTTCCTGGAAGAGATCAATAAGTGGACGGGCCAGTACAATGTGTCCCCGCTCTCCTGGAACGTGGCCGTCAAGTTCCTCATGGCCCGCAAGTTTGACGTCCTGCGGGCCATCGAGCTCTTTCACTCCTACCGG GAGACACGGCTGAAGGAGGGCATAGTGAAGCTGAAGCCGCACGAGGAGCCGCTGCGCTCGGAGCTGCTTAGTGGCAAGTTCACCATTCTG AGCGTGCGGGACCCCTCGGGAGCCTCCATCGCCCTTTTCACAGCCAAACTGCATCACCCCAGCAAGAGCGTGCAGCACGTGGTGCTCCAGGCGCTCTTCTACCTGCTAGACCGAGCAGTGGAGAG ctTTGAAACCCAGAGGAACGGGCTGGTGTTCATCTACGACATGGCAGGCTCGCAGTACACCAACTTCGAGCTGGACCTCAGCAAGAAGATCCTCAACCTGCTGAAG ggtgCCTTCCCAGCTCGGCTGAAGAAGGTTTTCATCGTGGGAGCACCCATGTGGTTTCGTGTGCCCTACTCCATTATCAgcctgctgctgaaggagaagctgcGAGAGCGG GTGCAGATGGTGAAGATGTCAGAACTGAAGGAGCACCTGCCCCAGGAATGCCTCCCTGAGTACCTGGGGGGATCCCTCAAGCTGGACCCTCTGAGCTGGAACTGCCGGTTCCTGCCCCAGCAGAACGGGCACCCCGATCCCCTGGATGAGCTCATCCTGGTGCCACTCGCGGCCCCCAAAGATAACGGCTCCGTCCATGTCCCCGGGCCCAAGTCCGTCAccctccaggagctgctggatCACGTCAGCCGCAAGCAGAAGCGGGGCATCTATGAAGAGTATGAAGATATTCGGCGCAGGAGCCCAGCCGGCACCTTTGTCTGCTCTTT GGCACCCTACAACCAGGAGAAGAACCGGTACGGGGATGTGCCCTGCCTGGACCAAACCCGCGTCAAGCTGGCGAAGCCATACAGCCGCCCAGAG CTGAATGACTACATCAACGCGAGCTTCATGGATGGCTACAAGCAGAGGAACGCTTACATTGGGACTCAGG GGCCTCTGGAAAACACCTACGGTGACTTTTGGCGCATGGTGTGGGAGCAAAACGTCCTGGTGATTGTGATGACGACCCG gctggaagagggaggcaggagaaagtGCGGCCAGTACTGGCCTCTGGAGAAGGATTTCCAGGTGTGCTTCGGGGCCCTGACCATCACCAACCTGGGTGTGGAGAACCTCAACCATTACAAGAAAACCATCCTGGAGATCCACAGCTCGGAG aCCAGGGAGCGGCGGCTGGTGTCCCACTTCCAGTACCTGAGCTGGCCGGATTACGGCgtcccctcctctgcagccacTCTCATTGACTTTTTGGGggctgtgaagcagcagcagagggtggCAGTCAGCGCCCTGGGACCTCGCTTCAAGGGTCACCCCGGGGGGCCCCCAATCGTGGTGCATTGCAGTGCTGGCATTGGCAGGACAG GTACCTTCTGCGCGCTGGACATCTGCTTGTCCCAGCTGCAGGACGTGGGGACGCTGAACATCTACCAGACGGTGCTGCGCATGCGGACGCAACGCGCCTTCAGCATCCAGACCCCCGAGCAGTATTACTTCTGTTACACTGCCGTCCTCGAGCACGCCCAGCGTGAGGGTCTGCTCCTTGCCAACCACAGCCACACCGGCCAGGAGAAAAGCCCACTGGGACACTGA